Genomic DNA from Alicyclobacillus fastidiosus:
ACGATAGGAGTGAACGGTACATCACATTCCAATTTGTGGATGAATCGTACCGGACTGTTGGAGGTGCGTGCGTGGATCGACTACAGACGCTGGCGAATCAGATGCTCACAGGCTTGAGAATGCTCGTCCCAACGGTTGGAGGTCGAACTTTCAAGACGTGTGTTGCTATCCTGCTCGCCATCATGACAGCGCGATTGTGTCATTTGGCGGCCCCTCAGTTTGCTGGAATTGTCGCGGTGCTTGCGGTTCAACCTTCGGTTCATCGCTCTTTGCGCCAAGGTGCACGACAAATCGTCAGCGCGTTCACGGGAGCAGTGACTGGCGTCCTCTTCCTGTACGTTTTCGGCCTGTCTCCATGGGTCTTCGCACTTGCGGCTCTCATCGTGATGGGATTGCACGTCAGGTGGGGATGGACAAACTCGTTGTTGGTCGCGGTGGTGATCTCGCTCAACACCATAGGGTCACAAGGGATGTCCTACCTGCACGGCGGCCTCAACCAGCTCTGCCTCGTGCTCATTGGCATCGGATACGGCAACTTCGTAAACATTCTCTTCAAGCCGGCGCATGGACCTCGCTACGACAAGCTTCTCACGGCGAGCGAGCGCGAGGTGTTTAAACTCCTGCGCACCGTTCACAAGGATTTGCTGCGTGGAACGGCTACGCCTTATGTGGTGTTTCGACGCAACATCGACCGCGTCCGGTCTTCGCTCGACGAGGGTAAGCGCATCGGGCTGTTGGTGCTCGAAGACCGAAAGTATCGAAACGCCTCGGATAAACACCTTCTGCATGCGTTTCATACACTTGAATCGATGGTGGAACGCATTCGCGACGTCAATAAGTCACTTCAGGGCTTGAAGGACAGCCACGAGCGGTCGGAGCTCACTCGGTTGGTGGAAATTCTCATTCGCGTGCAGCGCCGGATGGTCTGGGGCCATGCCTGCCACTTTCCGTTTGTCGATGCCGCCTATCGGCAGGTGCAGGCGCACTTCTACGATCGCGCCTTGCCCACAGACCACGCTTCGTTCATTGGGCAGGCAACGGAGTATCACGTATATATGCATTTGACCGAGTATTATGGCAAGTTGAAAGACCTGCGCACAGCGTCGCAGAATCAGTTCGACATCGCGAGTCACGCGTAGATGGTGTTGTTATGGAAAGAGTAGATAGGACAGATGATGGGATTCGTTTGGGCCAGTTCAAAAGGCGTGAGTGCGGTGAAGCGTCGTGTCCACAGAATCGGGAGTACAAATCGGGGGCCGGGGGAATGCGCATCGCGACAATGCGATATGCAACAAAAAAGCCCACCTTAATCTGGACCGTACTGCGATTCTTTTCGCAGTTGTCGTTGTACTTGTTCGATGATCTGTTGCATCTCGTTCGCCTGGTTCTCGTAGGATGATTTTGCTTGGACATTTTCCGTATTCAATGCGTGAGCTTCGAGATCGGCTTGCAATTTCTTCAAGGATGACAGCAGCAGCAATTTCGATTGGTTTGACGGATCGTCTGGTGTCTTCTTAGCTGCGTCTACCTTTAAATCGACGTACAGATTTTGCGAGCCGTCGAGTTGTGCAAGAAACACATCGTCCTGACATGTGGCCCCTTGTTTTTCGGCCTCCGAGAACAATTGAAGTTCCGAGTATCCTTCCTCAGACAAAGTCTTTTTAACCGGCTTGCCCTCCTTCATCACGACTTTCGGTGGCTTTTCCTTTTGCACCGTAATCCCAGCTACCTTTGGCGTGACCGGGACGACATCGGACTGTTTCATCACGCTGACTTGACCATCGGTTTCCAGCGCGGCAAATTCTACATCGGCTAGTTTAAATGCGTCCTTTTCACGCAGCAGAGCCAACAGTTCATTGGTCGTCATGCGCACCTTCATCAGATTTTTGCCGATGATGTTTCCGTTTTCGATGAGCACTGTAGCATTCCCGTTCAAAATGGTTTGAGCTCGTTCAAATTTGATGGTCAGCAATCCATAAATCACGGTAAAGGCGCCCCACGTGATGATGGCCACTAAGCCATCGACGACACGAATGCTTCGATCAAACGAAAACATGACACCAATCACAGCGATGCCCACAGGTAGAACGACTTTAAAGCTGATGCCGATGAGGCGGCAAATGGCTAGAAGAAGCAAAAAGGATATTGCCGAACGGACGATAATTTCTATGTAAATTGGCATTGATTATCTCCCTAATCATCTATTTATCGGTCGAAACGCCGCAATCTTTGACCAAGACGGAAGCAGCACAAGGCTTGCTTCCGTCCCGTACAAGACAATTAAAAACCTTTATATTGTGGTTCTTCTTGCTCCAACTGTTGAACGCGTTGTTCGAGCGTGTTGACGATGGTTTTTGTTTGATTAGCAGCGTCTGTATAGAGTTGTTTGGCTTGTTGATTCTGGGTTTGTAACGCATATTGCTCGAAACTAGCTTGTGCACTTTTTAATCCCGCAAGGGTCTGCTTGACTTGGCTTCCTACTGTCATGTTGTAACCTCCTAAGTTGATGGGTGGGGTGATTCATTTGGGTC
This window encodes:
- a CDS encoding aromatic acid exporter family protein; amino-acid sequence: MDRLQTLANQMLTGLRMLVPTVGGRTFKTCVAILLAIMTARLCHLAAPQFAGIVAVLAVQPSVHRSLRQGARQIVSAFTGAVTGVLFLYVFGLSPWVFALAALIVMGLHVRWGWTNSLLVAVVISLNTIGSQGMSYLHGGLNQLCLVLIGIGYGNFVNILFKPAHGPRYDKLLTASEREVFKLLRTVHKDLLRGTATPYVVFRRNIDRVRSSLDEGKRIGLLVLEDRKYRNASDKHLLHAFHTLESMVERIRDVNKSLQGLKDSHERSELTRLVEILIRVQRRMVWGHACHFPFVDAAYRQVQAHFYDRALPTDHASFIGQATEYHVYMHLTEYYGKLKDLRTASQNQFDIASHA
- a CDS encoding DUF1657 domain-containing protein gives rise to the protein MTVGSQVKQTLAGLKSAQASFEQYALQTQNQQAKQLYTDAANQTKTIVNTLEQRVQQLEQEEPQYKGF
- a CDS encoding DUF421 domain-containing protein, whose product is MPIYIEIIVRSAISFLLLLAICRLIGISFKVVLPVGIAVIGVMFSFDRSIRVVDGLVAIITWGAFTVIYGLLTIKFERAQTILNGNATVLIENGNIIGKNLMKVRMTTNELLALLREKDAFKLADVEFAALETDGQVSVMKQSDVVPVTPKVAGITVQKEKPPKVVMKEGKPVKKTLSEEGYSELQLFSEAEKQGATCQDDVFLAQLDGSQNLYVDLKVDAAKKTPDDPSNQSKLLLLSSLKKLQADLEAHALNTENVQAKSSYENQANEMQQIIEQVQRQLRKESQYGPD